The region GAAACTCAACAATCTGAGGATTTTTTGTATGAAGCTGCTCTCTCTGCATGATTCTATAGAAACATTTATGGTTTCTCACTTTACCTGAAAACTGGTCTATAATTTTCTCTATTTTTTCCCATTCGTTGATATCAGTTCTTTCAAGGATGTCTTTTGAAAAGAATTGTCCTTCACTCATTCTGTATTCAACTAATTTTTCATAAAGCTTTTCTTTTGAACCAAAATAATAGGAAATCATAGAGATATTCACATTTGCTGCTTTTGCAATCTCGCGGGTAGAAGTACCTTCGAATCCCAACTCTGCAAATAATTTTTCAGCAGCATATAATATATTTTCTTCTTTTGATAACATTTCTATGTTCTATTTTCAGGCTGCAAATATACTACCGTTTTTTGACAAATCAAACGATTGATTGATTTTTAATTTAAATTTAATTTTTTGTTAATAGTACAGATTATAAATATTTATAAATCAAATAATTAAATATTATTAAAAAATTAAATAAAGATTATAGATTTTGTATTTGAATGTAATTGTAAGACAAAACAGTTCCCTAATTCAGACTTTAGAAAGGATAATTTAGGACAAAAAGAAAAATTCCGATACATAATCGGAATTTTATTTATGAGTTTTTATGTATATGTCTTGACAATTTTATTCCTAAATCTGTCCAGACTATTTTAGGATTTCCGTTTCTTGTAAGATGCAGATCAGCTGTATTGATCTCTTCCAGAATGCTTTCGATATTGGCCCCACTGATATATTTTGAAAAGCCTTTCCAATTGAAACCATTGGAATTTATTTTTTTGTATACCAAATCTTCTGACTGATAATTTTGTAGCAAAGCCAATCTGAAAATTTCCG is a window of Candidatus Chryseobacterium colombiense DNA encoding:
- a CDS encoding TetR/AcrR family transcriptional regulator, encoding MLSKEENILYAAEKLFAELGFEGTSTREIAKAANVNISMISYYFGSKEKLYEKLVEYRMSEGQFFSKDILERTDINEWEKIEKIIDQFSGKVRNHKCFYRIMQREQLHTKNPQIVEFLKQTKMGFIAMYSKILESGLEKGIFTKNPPIYLLHATVSGTLFYASNAKEMYKEFLNDTEEEEVFDEKYYTELNKHIKYLLKDLLGYEENK